One Conger conger chromosome 7, fConCon1.1, whole genome shotgun sequence genomic window, TTACAGAAATCATAACTACCCATCAATGAAGCAAAACAATAATGCAATAGCGTTTGAATAAGAGATTCAAGAAACgcacaaatatttcaaggtaAATTAACAGAATTAAGTCCACCTTATGTTTTGACAGTATGGCAGTGATTCGGGCCATCCACTTATGTACAATATCTAGCATCACGTGTCTAGCACAGGTCGCAAGCAAGTTGTTGTTCTGGGCAATTGTTCGGCAAACGAATGTGTGAACGTCACATGTATTAATTTCAAGTCTTGAATTTAGCTAGGAGATTGCTTGCAATACAGCAAAGCCAATCATCGCACCGTCATCGTCACAACGGAGCGTGGTTTTTCCGCGTTTCATGACGTAGCTGGATGGAGTCGAATTGTCATCGAACACTCTCGAACCCTCTCGAAAACGAGCCAATGAAGCTCGTTGCGCTAGAACCAACTATCTGTACATTCAACCTACTGGAAATGAATAGGCAATAGGCTAACTAGCTACAGAACATATTTAACCATTTAATGtactatgcattttattttgtcgTCATTCATCACCCGTTCAAAAAAGGTTATCACTGCCTGCGGCAGCCTAATTAACGTTACCTAATGAGGCGACATGTATTCTGAATACCGTTCAATTCCAACGCCGCTGGACGtcgttagctagccaactagctagctacccaCCCGCCTCTCAATAATTCGTAGCTAGCCAAGGCCGAGGCCACGCACTACAGACCGCTAGCTGGTTAGCTAaagccattttaatttcatcagCATTTTTACATCTTAACTTGGAACCCAGCTAGCCAACGTGCAATTCTGACGATGAATAGCGGTTATCGTTACCTAGACTTCACCTAGCTAATGACACAGCTAACGGTATCCATCAGTGACAAAAACGGCTGAGATGTGCTGCACTCACGTGTGTTCTAGTTATCCGCACTCCTTTTCTCGCTAGCTAGCTTGCAGGGCAGCTAATGCGCAAGGCCGCATTACTGAAACTAACCTCACCGTTGCCTCCATTAACACATAAAGAAGGCTCTTACTAATGAAAAAGAATAGAAGAGGTAAATCAGTAagattaatgtttttgtactTACGGTGTAGATCGGTCACTGTACTCGTTGGCTATGGTTTCTATGCCTCCGGCTCGGGCAACAGCAACATAGCAGCTCAGAAAGCCCACATCAAACCCTACCACTGACATCTTTCACTGTAGCTTAGCTAATTGATAATGTGAGACGTTTGCTAGCTAGATATCTATAAGAAAATACCTAACTATAAATGGATTGTTGTGccctaaaacaataaaacagcgATGCGCAAACTCGACAAcgatgtataaaaaatatagaACAACTTGAAATCCGGACCTATAcaaatatttcaatacattatCCACTTCAGTGTTATCTGCCGTTTGCACGATGGAAGCCGGCGCTTGCTTGATGCGGGAGCCCTCCTGTGAATCTCGCAATCTTCTCGCGATGTTTGAACTGTTCTAGACGACTCTGGACTTTTCTACAGCAAGGGCGTGTTGTTCAACCTGTTCCGTTAGTTCACGAGCATCAGCTCGGCGCAGTCGCTGCGCAAATCTTCAGGTCTTCATGTCAGCAAGATTGGGGGTAACGGTGGTTCAATTGTTGCATCATACCTATAATGCAGATTAGGGAATGTGCAGATGCTTTGAATTGACGTTCGTTATTATACATAATTTCCATTGAAAGGAGGGCAAATGGAAAACgactgcaaatacatttttaggatCAATGGTATATGTGTTTCCTCAATAACAGGAGTCCAGGTGTTGGTCAGCGATTTACTGCAAAGTGGCTCGTTCACCAATGTAATAGAAGATAGGGAATGTCTGAATGTTGATATTATACAAGCAAGCATGTACAGCACCCTCCAAAATCAGAACTGTtcgaaccccacattgctccaggggggattgtcccctgcttagtctactcaactgtaagtcagtttggatgaaagcatcaactaaataacatttatatgtcattacattacattcaataAGCAGACACGCTTATCCAGGTCAACTGtttactgtgcagtgtgtggataCTATACCGTGTATCATTACTATCCTGGAAGGGAATTATTAAAGAAAGACAGATTATTGATAAAGAGGGGAACCATGGTCCAGTCACCAGAGGGTTTGTTTTTCCCACACCACCCACCagggaggtcaactttatttttagaatcataataataataagggaAGGGTAAAAGTAATTCATCAAACAAACTGTGATtaaatataacaaaaacaaagagcagaaatactgataaataaaataataaaatgcagacAGATAGGCAGGCAGATAAAGACACACATAAGTAGACAGATATACAAGCAGACTGTCAGGTTCTGAGTTTTTCATTGTCTAGGTGTTGTCTAAGTTGTTAGCATTTCCATGTATtattaccctctgtgctttccgtagtctgtctgtctccccattcattcccattcatttgtttcacctgttttcacttccttgcTATCGTGCACCCCTGATTGTTATTTCCCCTCGTTATCCCTGTATAtagcctgtctgttttgttagttcactgccagattgtcatgagctttagccttgctctctagaGTTTATGTCTTCTTTTGACTTCCGCATTCTGCTTATTCTATCTGTCTAGTTTGGAACCGCTGTGTATTGACCTCtgcttctggattctgtttctgtctgatttgcccgtttgtttttgacccttCACCTGTGACCATGACTTCgatttggattatccttgttatatctgtttgctggactATTGATTACAAACTGCCTATTCCTTGCCATTCCTGTTTGCTGTATATCGACCCCTGTCtgtctgatctgttctgaagttaataaagactttaatgttaacttctgtggtctcgctcttgggttcagtgttctgatTCCTGACAGAACAATCTGGCCAAGAATGGACCCAGCGAGACCAACTCTGACCAGGGAGGCATTGAGACTGCTGGGACAGCGCCTTGGAGTGCACAAAACCAAACTCCACTCCCTGAAAGAGAATATGGCCAACGCACTCCACCCAGTGTACACATTCGCACCTTCAACTCTCCTCAACCTGTTCCTGCTCCTGAACCAGTCCAGTTCCGTTCTGAACCCCATCTGCCACAAACTACGAACATCTACTTTTCCCACTGAACGCTCCGGAGTGGCTTACGTCATCATCCTCCTGTCCAGCAGAGCCTGAGAGTGGGGAACTGCGTTTTGGGACTCTGGCGCCCCTGAGTGTCATGACTTCGCCCTCTTTGCCACAGCTATGAAGAGAGTGTTTCGACCGGGCTGTTTTGGGACCTGCTGCCTCCCGTGAACTCTTCCTGATCTGCCAGGGCAACTGTTCCTTCTCAATCAAGTTTCAGACCCTAGCAGCCTTGGGCGCTTGGGAGCATACTGCCCTCCTGGAAGCTTTCTGGAATGGACTGTCAGAGCAGATCCTTGATCAACTAACCATGCCCTCATCGGCCTGGCTATCCGAGTGGACACCCGACATGGCATGCTAGCAGATGGGACCAGGATCCTGTCTCCTCGATCCAGTTGTCCGCCCCCAAGTAAAGACCCCGAACCTGAACCCGAACCCATGCAGGTGGGAAGAACCCGTCTTTCCCGACAAGAGAGAAACAGGTGGAAacgaggggcggcctgtagcatagtggttaaggtaaatgacagggacccgcaaggtcggtggttctaatcccggtatagccacaataagatcagcacagccgttgggcccttgagcaaggccctcaccctgcattgctccaggggaggattgtttccggcttagtctaatcaactgtacgtagctctggataagagcatctgccaaatgccaataataataataataataataataataataaaaatgtcagaACGCCTGTGCCTGCACTGTGCGGGACCTGGTCATCATGTCAACACCTGTCCATTAAAAGACAACGTCCGTCAAGTGAAGGAAGGGGTCCTGACGGGCACCACTATGGATCCAAACCTCTCATTCCACTCTACTTACTTTCCTCTCCTGGGAGGGGGTTCGCCACCAGGTGCGAGTTTTGATCGACTCCGGGTCCGACACCAACCTTTTCTTCCCTACCTTGGTCCGTCGGCTGGGAGTTCCTACTTTCACACTCTCCCTGGTCCTGCATACCAACACGAACAGTTGACACAGTAACTTCTCCCGTCCGACTGCAGATCTCTGGCACCACCAGGAGGAGATTGCGTTCTATGTGATGAAGTCCCCCCTGGTTCCTGTGGTTTTGGGCAGACCTAGCTTCTCCAATGCAATCCCCCAAGTGGATGGGTCCAGGGAATCATCACTGGCTGAAGCCCCAACTGCCACCagtcctgtctcctgtctgctTCCAGTCAGCCCGCTTCCTCACCTGCTGTTCCTGAGACCCCTCCTGACCTGTCCTTGGTCTCTCCCGTCTACCACGACATGGGACAAGAGTTCAGCAAGTCCAAGGTCTGCTCCTTGCCTCCTCACCGGTCATACAACTGTGCTATTGATCTGCTTCCCAGCACCACTCCCCCTAGAGGGCATCTGTTCTCCCTGTCTGCTCCTGAGACACAAGCCATGAACAAGTATATCAAACATGCCTGACCCCAAGAGATAGTTCACCCTTGAGGTGGATGGCTACGACACCGGAGTCAGGAGGGTACTGTCCAAGAGGGCTCCTGACAACAAGGTCCATCCCTGTGCCTTCTTCTCTCGCCGTCTCTCCCCTACCAAAAGAAACTACAGCATTGGTGACCATGAACCCCTGGCAGTCAAGTTGGTGTTCGAAGAATGGCACCACCTGCTGGAGGGAGCGGCCATCCTGTTTGTTGTCTGGACTGACCACTGCAACTTGGAGGACTTAAGGTTGCCAAGAGACTCAACCCCTGCCAGGCCCGGTGGTATCTGTTCTTTAACCGCATTCAATTCACCTTCAACTACCGGCCTGGCTCCAAGAACATTAAGCCTGACGCTCTCTCCTGAATCTACTCACCACCCCAAGTTGACAAAGAGCCTGGTGCCATCCTGCCTCCCAGTGCCCTGGTTGGCTGCACGCAACTCACCATCATCAGCAAGGTGGAGGAAGCCCTGAGGGGCTGTCCGGTCCCAGACAATACTTCTGCCGGCCGGTTCTTCTTTCCTGAAGCAGTTCGACTACATGTCCTGGAGTGGGCTCATGTTTCCCATCTCACCTGTCACCCTGGGGTCAGCTGTACACTGGCTCTCCTGGGCAGCTACTTCTGGTGGCCATCTGTTAAACCTGAATTTATTGCCACCTGTCCAGAGTGTGCCCAGGGGAAGTCCAGCAACCAGCGACCCCAGGGACTCCTCCAGCCTCTGTCTGTTCCCCGTCGCCCCTGGTCCCACATCGCCTTGGACTTTATTACCGGTTTACCAGTCGCCAGAGGGTAGTTCGGTTCAGTGGTTCTGACAATTGTGGACCGCTTTTCCAAATGTGTTTACTTTGTCGCCCTACCCAAACTACCCACGTCCAAGGAGACCACAGAACTCCTGTTCCTGCACGTTTTTCGCCTGCACGGCCTACTCCTTGAAGTGACTTCTGACCAGGGCCCTCAGTTTTCCAGTCAGTTCTGGAAGGCTTTCTGCATGCTCATCGGCGCCAAAGCTCTACTCTCGTCAGGCTTCCATCCCCCGGACTAACAGGGAGATAGAGCGCTTGAACCAGGAGTTAAAGAAGACCCTGCGCTGCATGATGGAGAAATCACCTTCCTCCTCAGTCGATTCTCTTCTGTGGGTGAATATGCCCACAACTCGCTGCCCGTCTCCTCTACCAGCCTATCCCCCTTTGCCTGCTGCCTGGGCTATCAGCCACCCTTGTTTCCCAGGGAAGAAAGGGATGTAGAAGCGTCGGCCACTCAACTCCTGGTTCAACGCACTCAACGGGCCTGAAAAAACCACTCTGCTTCACCACATGACTGAAATTAAGAAGTTTGCCCAGTCGCCCTGCACCCCACTACTCTGTCAGCCAGAAGGTCTGGCTGTCATCTAAAGACATTCCCCTCCATTCCGCCGACCACAAGCTTGCCCCTAGATTAATTGGCCCTTTCACTATCGCCTATGTCCTGACCCCGCTGCCATCAGACTTTGTCTCCCACCTCCCCTACGCCGCATCCATCCAGTCTTTCATGTCTCTGGGGTTAAGCCTTATGTTACATTCAGGCTTAATTTAACAGCCTGAagataataaagactttaatgTTAACTTCTGTAGTCTCgctcttgggttcagtgttctgatTCCTGACAGAGACAATCAGAGGAGGGTTTTCACTCTGCTTGGGAAGATGGGTAGGGTCTTTGCTGTCATAAACTCTGTGTGAAGCTCCGCTATTGGGCGTCAGAACAGACATGAGACATTGACCTGGAAGTACATACATGGCTGGAGAAGGACCGGGATCCAGAGTTACAGTCTGGCTAGTGTGTAGGATCTGATGATCTTTTGAACAGTGGAGATTCGTAGATACAGTACATGTTGGTACTCTTCCTTCTCCACATTTGCCCTTGAACAATATTCATATGCAATGCACATATTTCAAACAATCTGGAAGTGCAGGTTTTGTGATTGCCGGTTATACTAAAAGCTAAGACAGTAATTAACAGTGTAgtgttaattaaaatgttttcgttttttttctaaACTGAATTTATCATTTAATCTCGCAAAACACAATGTGAAGAAGCTGTGTGGTACTTGTCATTCGATTAATCAGATCGATGGCATGCTTGAAACAGCGTAATTGTTtcaaaattaatgaaaacaagTTGAGACCAATGATCATTTTAAAGGCGGGCTTTCGACCACACCAATTTTCAGTACACTGACTGCAGCGgggcacaactccagtcctggagggccgttctgcgtgctggtttttgttccaatgaATTACTTTCATTGTAGTTTTCTGACGGCTCTATATATTGGTATAGAgctcactcctgtactggatcacAGTCAAATCTTTAGggtacacctgcagtctgtgactgtagctgctGAAAGTATGAtcgagctaattaaataattatgagcAGGGGTTGcctcaaaatcctgaaatggttcagcccttgctgtgcacacCTGACCTACTGCTACTGCTTTCGAGTACATTATAGGACAGCCTCTTTAGCTGCTTGATAGGCTTGGTGTCCAAGGTGTTGAATTTGAATCAGAATTTGAGCCAGCAGAGTGAAGTGAGAAGGGGCTGCACCTTGAGCGGTTGTAGATCAGGTTAGCGCGAGCATTCTAGAGCTGATGGCAGAGGCAGTACACTAAGAATAGCTTTGGAGCCGTTGCTAAAACACTGGTTTTCAGAGAAGTGACACACTTATATAATTATGTCTATGACCACACCAGTGCAGAATGTTACCGGAAGCCCCACAAGTTTGAACATAAGTCAGAGCTGGTCTAAGTCAGAGCTGGGCAATTCCATTCCTGCAGGGCCGCTAGGTTTTCATTGTCACAAATTACACTAGTAAAATTAGCTAATTCGCTGAATGCTCTAGAATAGACCACCGTAAGATGTTTCGTGTTGCAATTCAGGAACAGCTGTCAGTCATGAACTTATAAAGCAATGTAGCTAAAATATTAATTACTAAATGATTGGgcttattaaataattaagagcagaactTGGCATGAattccagaaacagatacagcccTCCTTGCCCACCCTAAGTCTTGTCCAATGCACGTGGAGGGGTTTCAGATGGGAGGATTGATTTAATAGGCCTTGGAAGTCTGACATAAACCAGAGCAAAATCTTTGCCCATACATGGATTCCTAGATCAAAGCAAACTTTCTCTTGGGAAATAATGAATGGAGGTTTTACATAACTGTTTCTGTCACAGTCTTAGATTTAAGATGGCATTGAATACTTTTAAATGCCAGCTTAAATAGATGTTTTATTCTGACACATTTCTCTCTTAAGTGGCACTGGGTCCACTGAATTCCGATGCCACTTTCcaaccaaaataattattttgcaaaAAGTTAACACTGTTGCTCATGTTGTATACATCACAACAGCTGGTTCCATGAGAAGGGTCTCCAGGATAGTCAAATCTATCATTAGCCAGCAAAGAAATTTAAAGCAACCACTCGAATAACTcaaaattacaaatgaaaacatcAACTATAACAACAAGAAATATATTTACAgcaatatatataaatgtacaaAGTAGACAAATGTATAATGTCTTACATTAATGGGTAATAGCAATtggtattacattacaggtgTGAATGGAAAATACAGCCAGatgcagccctgtgtgtgatgttgttattgtacGATGGGTTTTGTAGACTATACAAACTGGATGAAaatcattcttttttctttttttccaaatgtcCAAATGTCAGATAAAGGATTGAGAAAAACTCCCAAAGACAGTCAGATttttatatccatccatccatccatcaatcatcacccgcttatccggagtcgggtcgcgggggcagtaggcaaagccgggtattccaggcgtccctctccccagcaacgcattctagctcctcctgggggatcccgaggcgttccctggccaggagagatatataatctctccagcgggctctgggtctccacCCAGTtagacgagcccggaaaacctccaaagggaggcgcccgggaggcatcctgatcagatgcccgaaccacctcaatgggctcctttcgacgcgaaggagcagcggctctactccgagctccctccggatgtccgagctcttcaccctatctctaaggctgagcccggccaccctacggaggaagctcatttcggccgcttgtatacgcgatctcgttctttcggtcactacccaaagcttgtgatcataggtgagggttgggacgtagatcgaccagtaaatcgagagcttcgccttccggctcagctccctcttcaccacaacggtccggtgcaacacccgcattactgctgacgctgcactgatccgcctgtcgatctcacgctcccttctaccctcactcgtgaacaagaccccgagatacttgaactccttcacttggggcaaagactcattcccaacccggagggagcaatccaccgttttccggcagagaaccatggcctcggacttggaggtgctgactctcatcccggccgcttcacactcggctgcaaaccgctccagtgcgtgctgaaggtcacggtccgatgaagccagcagaaccacatcatccgcaaaaagcagagatgcgattctgaggtcaccaaaccggacactctcctcacctcggctgcgccttgagatcctgtccatgaataccacaaacaggaccggtgacaaggggcaaccttggcggagtccaacacccaccggaaacgtgcttgactttgtgccgagaatgcggacacagctctcactttggttatacagggacctgatggctcgtaacaacggccccggtaccccatactcccgcagtacaccccacagggttccccgggggacacggtcgaaagccttctccaagtccacaaagcacatgtggactggatgggcaaactcccatgaccccgccagcaaccctgccaaggtaaagagctggtccaccgttccacggccaggacggaagccacattgctcctcctgaatccgaggttcgaccgtcagtcggagcctcctttccagtaccctagagtaagctttcccagggaggctgaggagtgtgataccccggtaattggagcacaccctccggtcccccttctattttatttatttttatatccagaagtcattaaaaaatgacaaacaaacaagccaTCCATATTCCCAAAAAGCAACACTGAGGCCTATAAGCATCCTCAGGTCAATCAGGTGTCTGCAGACTGCTTTTGCCAGCTGCACATGAATGGTAGTCTTCCAACAAGCTTGGCTAGCAatctggagaaaataaaaaactgacattgagtttaaaaaaagtcatataataataatgaataatattcCCAAAGAGGCCTTCAAAGGATCATATAACATAGAAAGGATTATATTGTCCtgtgaaaatattgaaaatattgtcCAGTGGCTCGTGGTTGTTGAAAAACCTCTCATCATTCAATTTATAGTATCTCTCTTGGAAGATTGATGTCCCACTTATTGCCCTCTTGTCCTAGAACCTATGTTCTTGTTCATCAGGATAGTCTGAATATGGaatcaaaattaaaaaaaattgttggaCACATACGGGTGCATCTTTAATTGGTGACTGAAAGAGGACAGCACCAGTGGTGGCTGCTGAGCTGAAACAGAAGAGAGGTGAAGAAACTTACCTTTAAATCGGTACAGATACTGCAGCTTAACCTAGAACGTGCttattcacatttatttacaataatcaaTGGGCTTCAGAGATTTGAGCATTGCGATGTTTTATATAAACCGTCAATTAAGGACAGGTTAACAGATTCATACACATTTTGCCAGAAATGTGTAGCAAATCTAACACATAGTCCTAATCTAAATCCCATTTAGACTGCATTATAGGACTATTGTTGAGAAAAACCCATTGACTACTGCCAAAATCAATTAGGCTATTTAAACGTTGACATTTCACTGAAACGGATGTGATTGACGCCGACTCCTCTCCATTAGCCAAATTCACTGAGCATCTTGTGCTGGACAACGTTGCGGTTCCACATCGCGCAATCTCGCTGAGTTTATCACCGTGTAATGCATTTTTGCAATCTaaattgtcaaataaaatacGATAGTGTGTCAGATGAACTTTCGTAAAATACAACAAGTGCCTGGTGCTGTACACATTATCACTTCGAATAAGTATTGTTGCATAATCAATAGTAATAATCAGCGCATCGCAGTGGAATCGGAAGCAGTAACCAGTAGCACGCTTGGAGATTCAAGATGGCGACCCCCATGCATAGGATAATTGCTCGTAGACAGGcgtaagttttctttttagtttgAATGGCTGGATTATTCAATTCATGAGCAACTATGAATTTACTTTGATAGTTTGTAATTGTTGACGCTGTAGTGTTAAACAAGGACAAGATTAGCTACAAATTGGTGGAAGGACACCGCACAACGAGCTGTcgttgttagctagctaaccagtACGGTAACTTAGCAGGAACTAGGTGATAGTTTACACTTTgtattatacttttatttcacaaaGTCTATTGCCTTGTTGCTAAACTTAGCTACTTTCTTGAAGCTAGTGTGGAGGAAGTCACAGAACTAACTCGGAATATATTTGAGGATTATGAGACGAGTTAGCCGGTTAGCCATTTAGCTATAGCTAATATCCTATAATGTGTAAGTGGCCAAGACCAGTCACTTTAACGATTTAAGTTACATTAAGTTAccggtgctttttttttttctaaaaacagGGAGGCGAATAAACAACATGTTCGCTGTCAAAAGTGCTTGGAATTCGGACACTGGACATACGAATGTTCTGGGAAAAGAAAGTACCTACACCGACCCTCAAGAACAACACAGATGAAGCAGAAGATGAAAGAAAACGAGACCACATTGGCAGTCGTGCCAGGGTGAGTGAAATTAATTTAACTGTTGTTCGGGTTGTTACCTGGGCAGCAGCGCCAAAAAGTTGTAAGTTGTTGGTGGATTTGTAGCTATTTACCTGGATGTCAAATTGAAATGTGATGATTTCTGAGTTATTTGCTCTAATCCACTCCAAATGAAATGTTTGAGGTcttaagaacattttaaaatgtcaaaaccAGTTGGATATGCTACTTGTAACTTGAGGAGAAACCTGGCTTTCCCTCTGtagccaggttcctcctgagatttcttcccattggggacTTTCTCACCACTGATtgagggtttttgtttttacctcgTGCTTGCTATTTTGGGAGTTCAGGCCCTATATATTTAATGAAGTACTGCAAAACTATGTACTCATGCTTTGGTTCACAGGCCTGGAAAGGAAGGCTCCAGTGAGAAAAAAGTGAAGAAGAAAAGGTATTGTTTGAttcttttttctcccccccccctctctgttccACATTGCACATAGTGCACTCTAATCTCACTAATCACACTACTAgacaaatcaactgtaagtcgctttggataaagcatcagctaaatcactaattattattttattacatttatattttctttttgcctCAGTTTTATTTCGCTATCCGTGTAAAGATGACCATAATGTAAGCAGTTATTTAAACTTCATTTTCATCCTTGATCTTGTTTATGTATGCACTTTCATGTAATCTCAGAGTAATTAACAAAGGTTGCTTTGGACATTCTTAAATTTTAATCTATAAGATCATCATCGAGTGAATATGATTTCTCAGGTCAAAGGACTCCAGtagctccagcagc contains:
- the zcchc10 gene encoding zinc finger CCHC domain-containing protein 10 isoform X1; the encoded protein is MATPMHRIIARRQAEANKQHVRCQKCLEFGHWTYECSGKRKYLHRPSRTTQMKQKMKENETTLAVVPGPGKEGSSEKKVKKKRSKDSSSSSSSSSSDSSDSDSTSSDSSSDSEDSSDSSSDSSSSSSSSSSSSSSSGSDSDSSSSSSDQGPPKKKKKKK